The Chitinophagaceae bacterium genome window below encodes:
- a CDS encoding carboxy terminal-processing peptidase, which translates to MFSKKSLMLILVLLLGSSVFFACYSFSTRKEPGSRFERILQLVGEFLEEGHFNPKKIDDTFSKEVFAKYLKSLDPDKTYFLEADVSQLKKFDTKIDDEIHGSKLESFYLFNKLYIQRVQEASMLYKEILQKPFDFNTEESYSDDEEKTVFAKTEAARKEVWRKKLKYMTLSTYVDLIEQQEKNKGKEGFTAKTNVELEKEAREKVSKSLDKMFDRFRNRFKDEDRFNLFVNDITESMDPHTTYFPPIEKRSFDEQMSGEFFGIGASLTEEEGNIKVATIVTGSPAAKSGQIQIGDIIQKVAQGKDDPQDLTGFEVPDAVRLIRGKKDTEVRLTIKKASGEIKVVSIIREKINLDETFAKSTIIKGPDNYKIGYIFLPEFYANFQDPNGARCAADVAKEIVKLKQEGINGIILDLRLNGGGSLMDVVQMVGLFIEDGPVVQVKSRDEAPSILRDRDNNVLWNGPLTVMVNEFSASASEIFAAAIQDYKRGLVIGSTTTYGKGTVQRSIQLERTSWTSGNASELGDIKLTLQKFYRISGASTQLKGVSSDIVLPDQYEYLKLREKDDPDALAWDEINSTQYKVWKSDFDLNNVINRSNERVKQNKSFQLIKENTDWLSKYNDKAYSLNITKYRQDKKTLSNTIKTIDSLTRMQTPLEVTSLAVDLQRISGDKGKEERNTAFINRLKTDLHLGETVNVMNDMIQQYYIAQNKLSDRKN; encoded by the coding sequence ATGTTTAGTAAAAAAAGCCTGATGCTCATTTTAGTACTGCTTCTCGGAAGCAGTGTTTTTTTTGCATGTTATTCATTCTCTACCCGTAAAGAACCCGGCAGCCGTTTTGAACGTATCCTGCAATTGGTGGGAGAATTCCTTGAAGAAGGTCATTTCAATCCCAAAAAGATTGATGATACCTTTTCAAAAGAAGTGTTTGCAAAATACCTGAAAAGTTTAGACCCCGATAAAACTTATTTCCTGGAAGCGGACGTCAGTCAACTCAAAAAATTTGATACAAAGATTGATGACGAGATACATGGTTCAAAATTAGAATCATTCTATCTCTTCAATAAGCTTTATATACAAAGAGTACAGGAAGCATCGATGCTGTACAAAGAAATTCTGCAGAAACCTTTCGATTTTAACACAGAGGAGTCTTATTCTGATGATGAAGAAAAAACGGTGTTTGCAAAAACCGAAGCAGCCCGCAAAGAAGTGTGGCGCAAAAAGCTGAAGTATATGACACTCAGCACCTATGTTGACTTGATTGAACAACAGGAAAAGAACAAAGGAAAAGAAGGGTTTACAGCTAAGACAAATGTGGAACTGGAAAAAGAAGCAAGAGAGAAAGTAAGTAAGTCACTGGATAAAATGTTTGACCGTTTCCGCAACAGGTTTAAAGATGAAGACCGTTTCAACCTGTTTGTAAATGATATTACTGAATCAATGGATCCGCATACAACTTATTTCCCACCCATTGAAAAGCGTTCGTTTGATGAACAGATGAGCGGAGAATTTTTTGGTATTGGAGCTTCTTTAACAGAAGAGGAAGGGAATATTAAAGTGGCGACGATTGTTACAGGAAGTCCCGCAGCTAAATCAGGCCAGATTCAAATTGGTGATATTATTCAAAAAGTTGCCCAGGGTAAAGATGACCCCCAGGATCTTACAGGATTTGAAGTTCCTGATGCTGTTCGTTTGATCAGGGGTAAAAAGGATACGGAAGTAAGATTGACGATTAAAAAAGCAAGTGGTGAAATAAAAGTCGTGTCAATTATCCGTGAAAAAATTAACCTCGATGAAACTTTTGCGAAGAGCACGATCATTAAAGGACCAGATAATTATAAGATTGGATACATCTTCCTGCCTGAATTCTATGCAAACTTCCAGGATCCAAATGGAGCCCGTTGTGCAGCAGATGTAGCAAAAGAAATTGTTAAGCTGAAACAGGAAGGAATCAATGGCATCATCCTCGATTTGCGCTTAAATGGTGGCGGATCATTAATGGATGTGGTACAAATGGTTGGCTTGTTCATTGAAGATGGACCTGTTGTGCAGGTAAAAAGCAGGGATGAAGCTCCATCTATTCTGCGTGACAGAGATAACAATGTATTATGGAACGGGCCTTTAACTGTAATGGTAAATGAGTTCAGTGCTTCGGCTTCTGAAATCTTTGCAGCAGCGATCCAGGATTACAAACGTGGACTGGTAATTGGCAGCACAACTACTTACGGTAAAGGAACAGTACAACGCAGTATTCAGCTGGAACGTACCAGCTGGACAAGTGGTAATGCTTCTGAATTGGGTGATATCAAACTAACCTTGCAGAAATTCTATCGTATCAGTGGTGCAAGCACACAATTGAAAGGAGTTAGTTCTGATATTGTTTTACCTGACCAGTATGAATACCTGAAGCTGCGTGAAAAAGATGACCCTGATGCATTGGCATGGGATGAAATCAACAGCACACAGTACAAGGTTTGGAAAAGTGATTTTGATTTGAACAATGTCATCAACCGCAGCAATGAGAGAGTGAAGCAGAATAAATCCTTTCAGCTGATTAAAGAAAATACTGACTGGCTTTCAAAATATAATGACAAGGCATATTCTTTGAATATCACAAAATACCGTCAGGATAAGAAAACATTAAGTAACACAATCAAAACGATTGATTCTTTAACCAGGATGCAAACCCCACTTGAAGTTACAAGCCTGGCTGTTGATCTGCAGCGGATCAGTGGAGATAAAGGCAAAGAAGAAAGAAACACTGCTTTCATCAACCGTTTGAAAACTGATCTTCATTTAGGTGAAACAGTCAATGTGATGAATGATATGATTCAGCAGTATTATATTGCACAGAATAAACTTTCTGACAGAAAGAATTAA
- a CDS encoding glycogen debranching protein yields MRVLASKPIYQSPAFSIYPDKVIQGKNEAVALSSTHIKSNYKSPANEFQSADIIFKFAINGRDNEMLSGKDHRFTVDAKNGMAETPIIKFGTQFNQTSAGTKFLTPNTSLKIRLDLRDVLQQFRERGFYTTFSGDKIYKEDFKGVYVAGSAAPLMWDFDNLYHHDELKLQDNDADGIYETTLVLNKQSDEKHTDAEWKLSKDISAYPQYQSSFLLSNAIYNLSLEEMLKAIEADSTFRTGKEWSGVWTRDVSYSIILSMAYLHPRVAMNSLLRKVNKKKKVIQDTGTGGAWPNSTDRMVWAVAAWEVYKATGNKDWLEQAYIIIKNSIEDDLQNAYDPVTGMVKGESSFLDWREQTYPKWMQPADIFESECLGTNAVHYQANIILSKMATVLKQKQVSDKHKLVAEKIKTGINKYLWIPEKGYYAQFLYGRNFKIVSPRAEALGEALCVLFGIADAARAKQIIASTPVTSFGIPCIYPEIPNIPPYHNNAVWPFVQTYWLWAAAGVGNEKSVMESINAIYRPAALFLTNKENFVAENGDFNGTQINSSIMLWSLSGNISIIHKVLFGIRFEDGKLAFQPFVPKAMQGKRTLNNFHYRNAILDIELNGYGNKIVSFELDGKKTSLFEIPETFAGKHSIKIVLNNQADVNAATNQQPVVFTLPAPVLKYDNQKLSWEPIEKATVYMVLMNGKKLIKTSQPSVTVKPGVYAEYQVIALDKNNNGSFASEPVVVVADQYVQVLPAENVAEKSTKGYKGFTGDGFIEISTTVNKVVQFKVKAAADGYYAIDFRYANGNGPTNTENKCAIRTLSVDGKRINAIVFPQRGKEEWSNWGFSNAMKVNLAKGEHVITVSLEDFNENMNGEINQAMIDCLRIIHLK; encoded by the coding sequence GTGAGAGTTTTAGCCAGCAAACCCATTTATCAATCACCTGCTTTCAGCATTTATCCTGATAAAGTTATACAGGGAAAGAATGAAGCCGTTGCTCTTTCATCCACCCATATTAAAAGCAATTACAAAAGTCCGGCAAACGAATTTCAATCAGCCGATATCATTTTCAAATTCGCTATCAATGGAAGAGATAATGAAATGCTGTCGGGAAAAGATCACCGCTTTACGGTTGATGCAAAGAATGGAATGGCGGAGACACCCATTATTAAATTCGGTACACAATTCAATCAAACTTCAGCAGGAACAAAGTTTCTTACTCCCAATACTTCATTAAAAATCCGATTGGATTTGAGAGATGTACTTCAGCAGTTCAGAGAAAGAGGTTTTTACACAACGTTCAGCGGTGACAAAATTTATAAAGAAGATTTTAAAGGAGTTTATGTAGCCGGCAGTGCAGCGCCATTGATGTGGGACTTTGACAATCTCTATCATCATGATGAATTAAAGTTACAGGACAATGATGCTGATGGTATTTATGAAACAACGCTGGTACTGAATAAACAGTCGGATGAAAAACACACCGATGCTGAATGGAAATTATCAAAAGATATTTCAGCTTATCCTCAGTATCAGTCAAGCTTTCTTTTATCGAATGCCATTTATAATCTCTCGCTTGAAGAAATGCTGAAAGCTATTGAGGCCGACAGTACATTCAGAACAGGAAAGGAGTGGAGCGGTGTGTGGACAAGAGATGTGAGTTACAGTATTATTCTTTCAATGGCTTATTTGCATCCAAGAGTTGCCATGAACAGTTTGCTTCGGAAAGTAAATAAGAAAAAGAAAGTGATCCAGGATACAGGTACCGGTGGTGCATGGCCAAACTCTACTGATCGTATGGTTTGGGCCGTAGCTGCCTGGGAAGTATATAAAGCCACCGGCAATAAAGACTGGCTGGAACAAGCATACATCATCATTAAAAATTCCATTGAAGATGATTTGCAGAATGCATATGATCCTGTAACAGGAATGGTAAAAGGTGAATCATCTTTTCTTGACTGGCGTGAACAAACCTATCCTAAATGGATGCAGCCGGCTGATATTTTTGAAAGTGAATGCCTCGGAACAAACGCAGTGCATTACCAGGCCAATATCATTCTTTCAAAAATGGCAACAGTATTAAAACAGAAACAGGTTAGCGACAAACACAAACTCGTTGCAGAAAAAATAAAAACAGGCATTAATAAATATTTGTGGATACCGGAGAAAGGTTATTATGCCCAGTTTTTATACGGTCGTAATTTCAAAATTGTTTCACCAAGAGCTGAAGCTTTAGGTGAAGCTTTGTGTGTGTTATTTGGAATTGCAGATGCAGCAAGAGCCAAACAAATCATTGCAAGTACACCTGTTACATCATTTGGTATTCCCTGTATTTATCCAGAGATTCCAAATATTCCTCCTTATCATAACAATGCCGTATGGCCATTTGTACAAACCTATTGGTTATGGGCTGCAGCAGGAGTGGGGAATGAAAAATCAGTAATGGAAAGTATCAATGCTATTTATCGTCCCGCTGCATTGTTCCTTACCAACAAGGAAAATTTTGTTGCTGAAAACGGCGACTTTAACGGAACCCAGATTAACTCAAGTATTATGCTGTGGAGTTTATCAGGAAACATCAGCATTATTCATAAAGTATTATTCGGAATCAGGTTTGAAGATGGTAAACTGGCGTTTCAACCATTTGTTCCAAAAGCAATGCAGGGCAAACGAACTCTGAATAATTTTCATTACCGCAATGCAATACTTGATATTGAACTCAATGGATATGGAAATAAAATTGTTTCATTTGAGTTAGATGGAAAGAAAACTTCGCTGTTTGAAATTCCTGAAACATTTGCAGGAAAGCACAGCATTAAAATTGTATTAAACAACCAGGCGGATGTAAATGCAGCAACCAATCAGCAGCCGGTTGTATTTACATTACCTGCACCGGTATTGAAATACGACAATCAGAAATTATCTTGGGAGCCAATTGAAAAAGCAACTGTTTATATGGTTCTGATGAATGGAAAAAAACTAATTAAAACATCTCAGCCGTCGGTAACAGTTAAGCCCGGTGTATATGCCGAATACCAGGTAATTGCTTTAGATAAAAATAATAACGGGTCCTTTGCATCAGAGCCGGTTGTTGTAGTTGCTGATCAATATGTACAGGTGCTGCCTGCTGAAAATGTTGCGGAAAAATCAACAAAAGGTTATAAGGGCTTTACGGGTGATGGCTTTATTGAAATCAGCACCACAGTAAATAAAGTTGTTCAGTTTAAAGTAAAGGCAGCCGCTGATGGCTACTATGCCATTGACTTCCGCTACGCCAATGGTAACGGGCCAACCAATACGGAAAACAAATGTGCTATTCGGACACTTTCAGTTGACGGTAAGAGAATCAATGCAATTGTTTTTCCACAAAGGGGAAAGGAAGAATGGAGCAACTGGGGCTTCAGCAATGCCATGAAAGTGAACTTAGCAAAGGGTGAACATGTTATAACAGTGTCGCTGGAGGATTTTAATGAAAACATGAATGGAGAAATCAACCAGGCAATGATTGACTGTCTGAGAATTATTCACCTGAAATAA
- a CDS encoding phosphodiester glycosidase family protein codes for MKDRKLNFTTDTTFKRRFTPKQFYEKNEQPPLVVNGTFFDFATNRNLNTVIKNGKLVSYNVHSTALKGKDTLTYIHTFRSAIGISKKREADVAWLHTDSSSRYAKAFENAPVVFKDSSSSKIDRSKVAGAKKWKMQTAIGGGPALIQNSKISISNNEERMFTGKAIDDKHPRTAMGYTADGKLIILVVQGRFPGLAEGASLTQLAKMLLDLGCVEALNLDGGGSSCMLVNGKETIKPSDKEGERPVPGVFIIKKKK; via the coding sequence TTGAAAGACAGGAAACTGAATTTTACAACCGATACTACCTTCAAAAGAAGATTTACACCTAAGCAGTTTTACGAAAAGAATGAGCAGCCGCCTCTTGTTGTAAATGGAACTTTTTTTGATTTTGCTACAAACCGTAATCTGAATACGGTTATAAAAAACGGCAAACTGGTTTCGTACAATGTTCACTCAACAGCTTTGAAAGGAAAAGACACACTGACTTATATTCATACATTCCGTTCAGCGATCGGCATCAGTAAAAAAAGAGAAGCAGATGTAGCATGGTTGCACACTGATTCTTCATCTCGTTATGCTAAAGCATTTGAAAATGCTCCTGTTGTTTTTAAAGATTCCAGTTCTTCTAAAATTGATCGGTCAAAAGTGGCTGGTGCAAAAAAATGGAAAATGCAAACAGCAATTGGCGGAGGTCCTGCATTGATTCAAAATTCAAAGATCAGCATCAGCAATAACGAAGAACGCATGTTCACTGGTAAAGCCATTGATGACAAACATCCACGTACAGCCATGGGTTATACAGCCGATGGCAAACTGATCATTCTTGTAGTGCAGGGAAGGTTTCCGGGCCTGGCAGAAGGAGCTTCCTTAACTCAACTGGCAAAGATGCTGCTTGATCTTGGTTGTGTGGAAGCATTAAACCTCGATGGTGGCGGTAGCAGTTGTATGCTGGTGAATGGAAAGGAAACGATCAAGCCGAGTGATAAAGAAGGTGAAAGGCCCGTGCCGGGAGTATTCATCATTAAAAAGAAGAAATAG
- the lipA gene encoding lipoyl synthase translates to MQEIVATEAAAEQKLKKPDWLRVRLPIGDSYRHVRNLVDKNKLHTICESGNCPNMGECWGEGTATFMILGNTCTRSCGFCAVATGRPDPVDWDEPQRVAEAIHLMKVKHAVVTSVDRDEIQDGGSIIWFNTIRAIKTLNPETTLETLIPDFKGQMENVQRIVEAHPEIVSHNIETVERLTRQVRIQAKYWRSMEVLRYLKEKGMRVKSGIMLGLGETKEEVIQTLTDMKNNGVDVVTIGQYLQPSKKHLAVQRFVHPDEFAEYREIGYSIGLDYVESGPLVRSSYHSEKHVVPGYGREKWLEEKTQLIS, encoded by the coding sequence ATGCAGGAAATTGTAGCGACAGAAGCTGCCGCAGAGCAGAAATTAAAAAAACCGGATTGGTTAAGAGTACGTTTACCTATTGGTGATTCTTACCGCCATGTACGTAACCTCGTAGATAAAAATAAACTTCATACCATTTGTGAAAGCGGCAATTGCCCCAATATGGGCGAATGCTGGGGTGAAGGAACAGCCACATTCATGATTCTTGGCAATACCTGTACCAGGAGCTGCGGTTTTTGTGCAGTTGCTACCGGCCGGCCCGATCCTGTTGATTGGGATGAACCCCAACGTGTTGCTGAAGCAATCCATCTCATGAAAGTGAAGCATGCTGTTGTTACTTCTGTTGACAGGGATGAAATACAGGATGGCGGAAGTATCATCTGGTTCAATACCATCAGGGCCATTAAAACCCTGAACCCCGAAACAACACTGGAAACGCTGATCCCTGATTTTAAAGGACAGATGGAAAATGTACAGCGCATTGTTGAGGCACATCCCGAAATTGTATCGCATAATATTGAAACTGTTGAGCGTTTAACAAGACAGGTGAGGATCCAGGCCAAGTACTGGAGAAGTATGGAAGTACTCCGTTATCTGAAAGAAAAAGGTATGCGTGTAAAAAGCGGTATCATGCTTGGTTTGGGTGAAACAAAAGAAGAAGTGATTCAGACGCTGACAGATATGAAGAATAATGGGGTAGATGTCGTAACGATTGGTCAGTACCTGCAACCATCAAAAAAACATTTAGCTGTACAGCGTTTTGTACATCCTGATGAATTTGCTGAATACAGGGAGATTGGTTACAGCATTGGATTGGATTATGTAGAAAGCGGCCCTCTTGTACGTTCAAGCTATCACAGCGAAAAGCATGTGGTTCCGGGATACGGAAGAGAAAAATGGCTGGAAGAAAAAACTCAACTTATTTCCTAA
- a CDS encoding OsmC family protein, whose amino-acid sequence MTSSILYKGELRTSATHLQSNTTIETDAPLDNQGKAERFSPTDLVATALGSCMLTIMGIKARDMGIDLTNVKIDIQKHMKSDPRRIGGVDVSFHFPAHLQLDEKQRTILQNAALTCPVAKSLHADIEQNVVFNW is encoded by the coding sequence ATGACATCTTCTATTCTGTACAAGGGTGAGTTAAGAACTTCAGCCACCCATTTACAAAGTAATACAACCATCGAAACCGATGCACCTCTCGATAACCAGGGAAAAGCCGAACGTTTTTCTCCTACTGATCTTGTTGCAACGGCATTGGGCAGCTGTATGCTTACCATTATGGGCATCAAAGCAAGAGATATGGGTATTGATCTCACCAATGTTAAAATTGATATTCAGAAACACATGAAAAGCGACCCGAGAAGAATTGGAGGAGTTGATGTGAGTTTTCATTTCCCTGCCCATTTGCAGTTAGATGAAAAACAACGGACGATTTTACAGAATGCAGCACTTACATGCCCTGTTGCCAAAAGTCTTCATGCAGATATTGAACAGAATGTAGTGTTTAACTGGTAA
- a CDS encoding DUF2851 family protein has protein sequence MNERLLQFIWQHLYFNKEQLKTAGDDSISILSQGLLNSNQGPDFLHARIHINNISWFGNIELHIKTSDWDKHGHTNDEHYSNIILHVVWEHDQTIEQTIPVLELKNRISASLLQRYYLLMQQNEFIPCQNQLSVVSELVWVNWKERMIAERLFQKNEKINQLLQETNHHWEETFWQLLARNFGMTVNTDAFESIAKTIPVTVLAKHKNQIHQLEALLLGQAGLLNGEFTEDYPIMLQKEYKFLHKKHQLKPVNHLLHFLRMRPSNFPSVRLAQLAMLIHQSSHLFSKVIEADDQHSIKQLLAVTANDYWHYHYLLNEPAEFKKKRLGKMMIENILINTIIPMLYAYAEQHANDKLKQKAVQWLQELPKENNRITRQWENTGVTHSTAFDSQALLYLKKNYCNVKRCLSCAIGNSILKKTAYQLNTTFCSISA, from the coding sequence ATGAACGAACGCCTGCTCCAGTTTATCTGGCAACACCTGTATTTCAACAAAGAACAACTCAAAACTGCTGGCGATGACTCAATCAGTATTCTTTCCCAGGGATTGCTGAACAGTAACCAGGGGCCCGACTTTCTGCATGCACGGATTCACATTAACAACATCAGCTGGTTTGGCAATATTGAACTGCATATCAAAACAAGCGACTGGGATAAACATGGTCATACAAATGATGAACATTACAGCAATATCATTCTGCATGTAGTTTGGGAGCATGATCAAACAATTGAACAAACTATTCCTGTACTGGAGTTAAAGAACCGCATTTCCGCATCATTGCTTCAACGTTATTATCTGTTAATGCAGCAAAACGAATTCATTCCCTGCCAAAACCAGCTTTCGGTTGTTTCGGAATTGGTATGGGTAAACTGGAAAGAAAGGATGATTGCTGAACGGTTGTTTCAAAAAAATGAAAAGATCAATCAACTTTTACAGGAAACCAATCATCACTGGGAAGAAACCTTCTGGCAATTGCTGGCAAGAAATTTCGGGATGACTGTTAATACAGATGCATTTGAATCGATTGCCAAAACAATCCCAGTTACAGTTCTGGCAAAACATAAAAATCAGATTCATCAGTTAGAAGCTTTGTTGCTGGGACAGGCAGGTTTACTGAATGGTGAGTTTACTGAAGATTACCCCATCATGCTGCAGAAAGAATATAAATTCCTGCACAAGAAACATCAATTGAAGCCGGTTAACCACTTGCTTCATTTTTTAAGGATGAGACCATCTAATTTCCCTTCAGTTCGTTTAGCACAACTGGCAATGCTCATTCATCAGTCGAGTCATTTATTCTCAAAAGTTATTGAAGCCGATGATCAGCATTCAATTAAACAGTTACTTGCTGTAACTGCCAATGATTACTGGCATTATCATTATCTGCTGAATGAACCTGCTGAATTCAAAAAGAAACGGTTGGGTAAAATGATGATTGAAAATATACTCATTAACACAATCATACCCATGCTTTATGCTTATGCTGAACAGCATGCAAATGATAAGCTGAAACAAAAAGCCGTGCAATGGCTGCAGGAATTGCCAAAGGAAAACAACCGCATTACCCGTCAATGGGAAAATACAGGTGTAACACATTCCACTGCATTTGATTCGCAGGCATTGCTTTATCTGAAAAAGAATTACTGTAATGTAAAGCGTTGTTTAAGCTGTGCAATTGGTAACAGCATCCTTAAAAAAACAGCTTACCAGTTAAACACTACATTCTGTTCAATATCTGCATGA